Proteins from one Coffea arabica cultivar ET-39 chromosome 8c, Coffea Arabica ET-39 HiFi, whole genome shotgun sequence genomic window:
- the LOC113705461 gene encoding phototropic-responsive NPH3 family protein NPY1 — protein MKFMKLGSKPDAFQAEGNSIRYVSSELATDVIVTVGEIKFYLHKFPLLSKSNHLQKLVSRGNEENVDEIQLINFPGGPKAFEICAKFCYGMTVTLSPYNVVAARCAAEYLEMTEDVDRGNLIFKIEVFLNTSVFRGWKDSIIVLQTTKSLLPWSEDLKIVGRCIDSIASKTSVDPSNITWSYTYNRKLAATEKKFDDGLKIPGKLESVPKDWWIEDLCELEIDLYKRVMIAVKSKGRMQGKIIGEALKTYAVRWLPDSIDALVSEVHNRRNKSLVETIICLLPFDKSTGCSCSFLLKLLKVAILVGADDALREDLIESISLKLDEASAIDLLVPARSPQSTTYDIELVKRLVNLFVSHEMNNQDLNAIQKSEKGITGLVLARGTWINVGRLVDSYLAEIACDPSLTLSSFTELSRLVPESARPIHDGLYKAIDIYLKEHPTLTKADRKNLCSLMDAKKLTTDASMHAAQNDRLPLRVVVQVLYFEQVRTTAGVQTMDNSTHDALASTRNADEEWQRMGSENGKSLARQLSQMKVKNEDLPKPGKLAKKGSKNRGSGAQLLPSRSRRIFDKLWVVGKGNGNAENRSSETSASSQSPRSIIQGEIKSSGSSSRQRRHSIS, from the exons ATGAAGTTTATGAAATTGGGTTCTAAGCCTGACGCATTTCAAGCTGAAGGGAACAGTATCAG GTATGTTTCATCTGAGTTGGCAACAGATGTTATCGTTACAGTAGGCGAAATTAAATTTTATCTTCACAAG TTCCCTCTCTTGTCCAAGAGCAATCATCTGCAAAAACTTGTATCTAGAGGCAATGAGGAGAATGTTGATGAAAttcaattgattaattttcCTGGTGGACCAAAAGCATTTGAAATATGTGCTAAATTCTGCTATGGAATGACAGTCACTCTTAGCCCTTACAATGTTGTAGCAGCTCGCTGTGCAGCTGAATACCTTGAGATGACTGAGGATGTGGATCGTGGAAACCTTATTTTCAAAATTGAGGTGTTCCTCAACACCAGTGTCTTCCGTGGCTGGAAAGACTCGATTATAGTTTTGCAGACCACAAAATCTCTTCTACCATGGTCTGAAGATCTAAAGATAGTGGGTAGATGTATAGATTCGATTGCATCTAAAACCTCAGTGGATCCTTCAAATATAACCTGGAGCTATACCTACAACCGAAAGTTAGCAGCcacagaaaaaaaatttgatgatgGTTTAAAAATTCCAGGAAAATTGGAGTCTGTGCCCAAGGATTGGTGGATCGAAGATTTATGTGAACTTGAGATTGACCTCTACAAGCGAGTTATGATTGCAGTAAAGTCGAAGGGAAGAATGCAGGGTAAGATAATAGGAGAGGCATTAAAGACTTACGCTGTCAGATGGCTTCCTGATTCAATTGATGCTTTGGTATCTGAAGTTCATAACAGAAGGAACAAATCTTTGGTTGAAACAATAATATGCTTATTGCCTTTTGACAAAAGTACTGGTTGTTCCTGCAGTTTCTTGCTTAAATTATTAAAAGTTGCTATTCTAGTTGGAGCAGATGATGCATTAAGAGAAGACCTAATAGAGAGCATCAGCTTAAAGTTGGATGAGGCTTCTGCTATTGACCTGTTGGTCCCTGCAAGATCTCCTCAATCCACAACTTATGACATTGAACTTGTCAAGCGTCTGGTTAACCTTTTCGTGTCCCATGAAATGAATAATCAGGATTTGAATGCCATTCAGAAAAGTGAGAAGGGAATCACTGGCTTAGTTTTGGCCCGAGGAACCTGGATAAATGTTGGTAGACTTGTTGACAGCTATCTGGCTGAAATAGCTTGTGATCCAAGCCTTACACTTTCTAGTTTCACTGAATTGTCTCGGTTGGTTCCAGAGTCAGCACGACCAATACATGATGGACTATATAAAGCCATTGACATCTATCTTAAG GAGCATCCGACCTTAACAAAAGCTGATAGGAAGAATCTATGCAGCCTAATGGATGCCAAGAAATTGACTACAGATGCATCTATGCATGCTGCACAAAATGACAGGCTGCCACTCCGCGTTGTGGTTCAAGTTCTATACTTTGAGCAAGTTAGAACAACTGCTGGCGTTCAGACCATGGACAACAGCACCCATGATGCATTAGCTTCCACAAGAAACGCAGATGAAGAATGGCAGAGGATGGGATCCGAAAATGGCAAGTCATTGGCCAGACAACTGAGTCAAatgaaggtgaaaaatgaagatcTGCCAAAACCTGGAAAGTTGGCCAAAAAGGGGAGTAAAAATAGAGGTAGTGGTGCACAGTTGCTACCATCTCGCTCTAGGAGGATATTTGATAAACTGTGGGTTGTCGGTAAAGGAAATGGAAATGCCGAGAACCGGAGCTCTGAGACCTCAGCTAGTTCCCAGAGCCCGAGGTCGATTATTCAAGGGGAGATCAAGTCTTCTGGTTCATCTTCAAGACAAAGGAGGCATTCCATTTCATGA